A region of the Cyanobacterium sp. T60_A2020_053 genome:
GACGTTTTCTGACCGGTTCTAAGCCTTCGAGAACTTGAATTTGCTCTGCGCCGTAGTTTGAGGTTTGTTTTTCGATAGCCATATTTTATATTCCTGTTTTCAAGGCTTATTTAGGGTTTTTTAACCTTGAATGATATTTTACTCAAAATTTATAACTCAGTATAGTTTAGCACTATTTAAAGCCTATTTCAGCTAATTTTTACTATAGAGTTAGTGGACAATGGATCATTGATAATGAGTAATCGTGGGTTTTTACCTGTCACACTCGTATAAATTTATTATTGCCCTTTACTCTTTGCCCTTTTAACTACTTTTCAAGCAAGTTTTATTCATAAGGAAATTTAAGAGTAAAAATAGTGCCTTTTTGCGGTTGAGAAATCAAAGAAATATTACCATTCATTGCTAACACTAAAGTTTTGACAATAGCTAATCCTAATCCGCTACCGCTGTCATAACGAGTTCTGGCTTCATCCATACGGTAAAATCGCTCAAAAATACGATTTTGATAAGCTAGGGGAATGCCAATACCATGATCTTCTATTTCAATAATAATATCTTCTTTTTTACTTACTCTAATTTCAATTAGGGTATCGTCAGAGGAGTATTTAATGGCATTATCTAATAGATTCAAAAAAATCTGTTTAAAACGGTTAATATCAACTTTTATATTAATATTTTGATCCTCAATGGATAAAGTTATTTGTCTTTGGCTATATTGTTGAGCCATAGGGATAATTTCTCTTAATAATTCGCTCAATTTAACTATTTCCATTTGTAATTTTATATTACCGCTATCTGCCCTTGCTAATTCTAATAAATCTTGTAATAGTTGCACCGTGCGCCCTGCTTCTGAATTGGCAATGGTTAAGGCTTCTTTTTGAGTTTTAGTTAAATTATCTCCCCTTCTTAATAAACTTTGTAAGTAACCAGAAACAATGGTTAATGGAGTTCTTAATTCGTGGGAAACATTACTTAATAACTGTTCTTGATTATCCCAACTTTCGCCTATTTTCAGTAATAATTCTTCGATAGTCAGGGCTAATTTTCTGACTTCGGTGGGCGCTTGGTTAAATTTTAGGGAAACTTCTTTTAATTTGTCTGGGGAAATATTTTTAGCAGTTTTGGTTATGTTATCTATAGGTTTAAGGGCTAAACAAATATAGGTACTGGTAGCGTAAATAATGGCTATGTTAGTTAAAAATATAATCAAAAATAAGGTTTTTAGTAAATCATTCAATAATAGTTGATCATCATTAATATTCTGAGCTACATATATTGTTTGTAAATTTTTTTCATCAAAACTAATTTTCAATGAACACATAAGCCAATATTGATTACTAATATTAAAAATTTTTGGTTGATCAGTAATATTTTCTACGGTGGTAATTTCTGGTGATAGATTATCGGAATAAGTTGTTATTTTGGCTTGATCAGTTTTAATCCACAGCAATGTTTTTGGGCTGGAATAACTTTTAATTGTTTTATCTAAAGCCTGTTGCGGTGAATACATTTCTTGATAAATTTTGACATCATTAGGTATTTGTTGAGCAAGATTATTCAGGTGTTTTTCATGACTCATAATTAGACGATTTTTCATTTGCCAACTCATGGCAAAAGCAACACCAGTTAAGCCAGTAATTGACAAAATACTAATACCTAATATTAAGCGAGTTTTTAGTGAGTTAAAATCTATTTTTCTTTTGATAAACACTTTTAATTTATGCTGTGGCAATCCTAGATGAGTTGTGGGATTATTTTTGTAATTAAGGGGGGTAACATCGGGTTAGAAGTCCAAAATACTTTGAAAATATA
Encoded here:
- a CDS encoding HAMP domain-containing histidine kinase translates to MSWQMKNRLIMSHEKHLNNLAQQIPNDVKIYQEMYSPQQALDKTIKSYSSPKTLLWIKTDQAKITTYSDNLSPEITTVENITDQPKIFNISNQYWLMCSLKISFDEKNLQTIYVAQNINDDQLLLNDLLKTLFLIIFLTNIAIIYATSTYICLALKPIDNITKTAKNISPDKLKEVSLKFNQAPTEVRKLALTIEELLLKIGESWDNQEQLLSNVSHELRTPLTIVSGYLQSLLRRGDNLTKTQKEALTIANSEAGRTVQLLQDLLELARADSGNIKLQMEIVKLSELLREIIPMAQQYSQRQITLSIEDQNINIKVDINRFKQIFLNLLDNAIKYSSDDTLIEIRVSKKEDIIIEIEDHGIGIPLAYQNRIFERFYRMDEARTRYDSGSGLGLAIVKTLVLAMNGNISLISQPQKGTIFTLKFPYE